GAAGGACACTATCCGGAGACGCTTGATGATCTGACGGAAAACTGTGGGATCCAGTATGACAAGAAGCAGTTTTTTATTGATTATCAGATTGCCGGTGCCAATATTCTTCCGGACATTACGGTGATCGAACGATAGGAGGAAATGGACATGAAGCGTAGAAATGAAAAAAAGCATGTGATTGATTTTCTTTTTCCTCTTGCAGTCTTTTTCGTGCTGGCGGCATCATCGGTCGCCATTGTGGTTCTTGCATCGGGATTTTACAGCCGGCAGGTGAAGACCTCGTCAGCTTCCTATTCGGGACGGACGGCACTTGCCTATGTGACGGAGAAAATGCACCAGAATGATGAAAATGGTGCGATAGCAGACGGAACCTTTGATGGGGAAAATGCTCTCGTGATCCGGCAGCGTTATGATGAGAAGGATTATGTGACATATCTGTATGCGTATGATGGATACTTAAGAGAGCTTTTTGTCCGGGATGGAACGGAAGCAAAAGCATCCGATGGACGGAAGATCCTGGCAACAAAGGACTTCGAGGCTAAGGAAACTTCAGATGGGATTTTTCATCTGTATTGTGAAAATGAAGACGGGAAAAAGACAGATACATTTGTCAGTGTGAAGAGCGCTGCAAGATAGATGGGAGAAGATTTATGGAACGGACACCGGCAAAGCGTTCCAGCCTGTTTTTGCTGGAACTGATGATTGCAATTTTATTTTTCTGCCTTGCTTCTGCGGTGTGTGTGCAGATTTTTGTGAAGGCGCACACGATCAGCCGCGAGACACAGGAACTGAATACGGCGCTTGAGAAGGTTTCCGGGTATACAGAGCTTTTTCTTGCGGATGCGCTGACGGAGGACACGGAGGTCTTCTATGACGCAGACTGGCAGGAATGCAGTAAGGATGAGGCTTCGTATGAGATCGTGATCCGGGTGGAGCCGGATGGAAAGCTTTTGCATGGAACATTTACGGTGCAGCGCCTGTCCGGAGAACAGCCGGAAGAAATCTATTCGGTGGAAACAGACCGGATGACAGGCACGGAAAGGGAGTGACAGGATGAAGAGAAAGAAAAGGGGATCATACCCGGGGATTCAGATCGGAACGTCGTACCTGCTTGTGATCTTTGTAATCCTGTGTCTGGTGACATTTGCCACACTCTCACTGTCAAGTGCAAAAAGGGATCAGAGTTATAGTCAGCAGCTTGCCGGCCGGGAAACGGCGTATTGTGAGGCAAATGCAAAAGCGGCGCAGATTATGGCGCAGATCGATGATGCATTTGCAAAAGAGGATCCTGTATTTGCGATTCGACAGATTGAGGGCGTGACAGCTGAAGAAGACGGAGCGAATCTGGATATTTCCTATGTGGTTCCGGTCACGGACAGTCAGAATCTGGAAGTCGAGATCCTGGCAGATCCGGTAAAGGGAACGCAGAAGGTTGTAAAATGGAAAGAGTCAGCATCTGAGAAATGGGAAGAAAAGTCAACACTTCCGGTCCTTGGAAGTGACTGACGCGAAAGGAGTTTGAGCTATGGATATCATTGTACTGCTTCAGCAGGCAGTTTTAAATCATGCATCGGATATATTTGTTGTAGCAGGTCTTCCGGTTTCTTATCGGGCAAATGGAAGAATCTGCAGGGAGAAGGAAGAAAAGCTGATGCCGCCGCAGACGAAAGAATGCGTTGAGGAATTATATAAGCTGGCAGGAGGACGGGACATCCGGGTTCTTGAAGAAAAAGGAGATGATGATTTTTCTTTTGCTGTTCCGGGACTTTCGAGATTCCGTGTCAGTGCGTACAAACAGAGGGGTGCGCTCTCAGCTGTTATCCGTGTGATCACATTTGAACTGCCGGAGCCGAATGAGATTGGGATTCCGGACCCGGTGATGAGCTTTTATAACCTGTCAAAAGGACTGGTGCTTGTGACAGGTCCGGCGGGAAGTGGAAAATCTACTACGCTTGCCTGTCTGGTGGATAAGATCAATCATTCAATGGAAAAGCATATCATTACGCTGGAAGATCCGATTGAGTATCTGCACCGGCATGATAAAAGTATTGTAAGCCAGAGAGAGATCAATGTGGATACGGAAAGCTATGTCAATGCGCTACGTGCTTCGCTCCGGCAGAGTCCGGATGTGATCCTGCTTGGTGAAATGCGTGATTATGAGACGATCGATGTGGCAATGACAGCAGCGGAAACCGGGCATCTGGTATTTTCTACCCTGCATACGATCGGAGCAGCAAATACGGTTGACCGTATCATTGATGTATTTCCGGCAAACCAGCAGAGGCAGATTGCAGTTCAGCTGTCCATGGTATTGCAGGCTGTAATTTCACAGCAGCTTGTGCCGACAGTGGATGGAAAACAGGTCCCGGTATTTGAGATCATGACGATCACTCCGGCGATCCGCAATATGATCCGCGACAATAAGGTTCCGCAGATTGATGGAATCGTGTATTCGTCTAATAAAGAAGAAATGCATTCGATGGATTTTGGTCTTCTGAATCTGTATAAAGAGGGGAGGATCATAGCGGAGACGGCTCTCTCCTATGCATCAAATCCGGAAATGCTGAAGAAAAAGCTATAGAGAAACATAACAGGAAGGGGCTGCGGTGAAGCAGTCTCTTCCTGTTTATCGTCAGTGTTTTAAGATTTAGTCAAGGGCTGCAATTGCTTCGATCACGATATCATACTGTTTTTTGACATCGGCGATCAAACCGTCAAGGTTGTCGTATTCCTGGCTGCGGAGCTTTTCGGTCAGAGCACTGCTGACATTGTAAAGTGCAGTAAATCCAAGGTTTACGGCAACACCTTTTAAGGTATGCATTGCACGAAATGCGGTTTTGTAGTCCTTTTTAGCCCAAGATTCTTCAAATAAAGCCATATTGTTGTCTTGCGGAAATTTGAGGACAAATTTGTGTATCATATTTTCATTCATAAACCGGTGAAGAATATCATTATAATCGCCACCAATTTTTACATAACATTCTTGAAGTGTCATTGTCTACAGTCCTTTCTGAACTTTTTTATCTTTGTGAAATCCGTATATTTTTGCCCCCAACATTTTAACATGATTGTAGCATGGCGCGTTATGCTTTACAAGATATTTCATATTATGCATTGTTATGGTAATGAAAAAGGCTTATTTATTCGAAGAAATTGCATCATTTAACTGATCGTACCATTCTTTAGTCTGTGCTTCGTTGCTGCTGTTCAGAAAAATGGTGGTATCTGTTGTCTTTATCTGAAGAACCGGAGGATGTTCAATCCAGATATACATCTGGCAATGTCCGGTTTTGCTGCCACGGAAATTACCGAGAAGTTTGCTGTTATCTTCGGAACCATCAGACCGGTAGAATTTTTCATCCGGCAGATTATCCAGAAGAGTTACTGATTCCACATCAGCGAGAGCAAAGGTTGCTGTTTTATAGCCGGATGTAATAGAATACTGGGCAGCATTTTCCGTCAGGCGGATCGGTGTAAAATCGATCCGGATACAGAGGATACACATCCAGAGGAGAAGAAGTCCGGTGCCGACGAGCATTCCTCCGGTGACATATTTTGCAGAAGGGTGTCCGTAGTTCAGAGAATAATTCATGCTGTTCACACGGTCCTGTACAAAATACCGTTTGTCATTTGGATTGTTGTACCAGCCTTTTCGCCAGTAATAGTCATCATCAATATAAAATGGTGTGCTGTCCTGGGAGAGGATCCGCTCTTTTTCCTTACGCAGCCAGAAAAACATGATCAATATGATGGCAGCCGGTATCAGTTCGAGGAAAATGTAGATGCCCATTCCAACTCCGCCAATCCAGTTGCTGGATGCAATATCCCGGATGATCCCGAGATAGGCGCCGGTATTGCAAATGTTGGAGACAAAAAGGAATATGGTGTATAAACGCTTTTCTAGTGCATTGATCTGCAGGTTGATCTGTGAATTTTCACTGTAAATTTTGTTTGGCATATGGGCGAATAAATAGCCGGTACCCATGTAAGCTGCCGCGACAAGAATTGTGCAGAGAAGCATGACTCTTCCATCACTTTCGGTCAGCAGATAAGTACGGACCTGCGGGAAAAACAGAGGGATCAGAATCACTGCAGCCGGGATCAGATGAAGCTTTGCCGGCAGTATCTTTTTCGCAATTTGTGAGGAAGTGCGGGTATCCACTGCAGCGGACACATCTGCATTTGCTGAGCTGATCCATCCATTTTTCTGCTTAATGTCGTATACTTTCTGGTGATAATGATAGACACGGAGAATGGTAAGAAGGCAGAATTCTACGAACCACAGTGTCCATACGGTAATAAAAATAGAAAAGTAAGTAAAGCAAAGCAGGCATACCGCAATTCCTGCCAGCATGTTCCACAAATAAAACTGGCGGTTGCGCTTTTTATAAAGCTGGAGAAGCTCTTTTACGTCGGGATGTTCAAGTTCAGATTTAGGAATATGGACTCCCATCAGCATTCCTTCCCGGTATTTTGCAATATTTCCATAGACTCCGGCAAAGATGCCGACCATGGAAATGTCTGTAATTAAAAATATAATCAGCATCATCATTTCGCTGTTACCTCCATTTCGTTAAATGCTCTCTGGCAGAATTCCAGGAAGTCGGTCAAAGTCATGCCGTGGAATTTTGCTTCTGCGCTTAAAAGTTCCAGTTCATCTGCCAGCTTTTCGTCAAAGCGGTTATCTTGTGGAGCAGAGGAAGTGGGATAACAGATGGTTGTTCCCTTACGGCGGTCTGTCTCGAGGAAGCCTTCTGTTTTCAAAAGCTGGTAAGCTTTGCTGACGGTCATGGTGTTAATACCGAGATCGGTTGCCATCTGGCGGACGGTCGGAAGCGATTCCCCCGGCTCAAATTCCCCTCGCCCGATTCCTTTGAC
The sequence above is drawn from the Coprococcus comes ATCC 27758 genome and encodes:
- a CDS encoding DUF4860 domain-containing protein — protein: MKRRNEKKHVIDFLFPLAVFFVLAASSVAIVVLASGFYSRQVKTSSASYSGRTALAYVTEKMHQNDENGAIADGTFDGENALVIRQRYDEKDYVTYLYAYDGYLRELFVRDGTEAKASDGRKILATKDFEAKETSDGIFHLYCENEDGKKTDTFVSVKSAAR
- a CDS encoding type IV pilus twitching motility protein PilT — translated: MDIIVLLQQAVLNHASDIFVVAGLPVSYRANGRICREKEEKLMPPQTKECVEELYKLAGGRDIRVLEEKGDDDFSFAVPGLSRFRVSAYKQRGALSAVIRVITFELPEPNEIGIPDPVMSFYNLSKGLVLVTGPAGSGKSTTLACLVDKINHSMEKHIITLEDPIEYLHRHDKSIVSQREINVDTESYVNALRASLRQSPDVILLGEMRDYETIDVAMTAAETGHLVFSTLHTIGAANTVDRIIDVFPANQQRQIAVQLSMVLQAVISQQLVPTVDGKQVPVFEIMTITPAIRNMIRDNKVPQIDGIVYSSNKEEMHSMDFGLLNLYKEGRIIAETALSYASNPEMLKKKL
- a CDS encoding Hpt domain-containing protein yields the protein MTLQECYVKIGGDYNDILHRFMNENMIHKFVLKFPQDNNMALFEESWAKKDYKTAFRAMHTLKGVAVNLGFTALYNVSSALTEKLRSQEYDNLDGLIADVKKQYDIVIEAIAALD
- a CDS encoding GntR family transcriptional regulator, translated to MIIKINMQSEVPIYLQLRNEIVKGIGRGEFEPGESLPTVRQMATDLGINTMTVSKAYQLLKTEGFLETDRRKGTTICYPTSSAPQDNRFDEKLADELELLSAEAKFHGMTLTDFLEFCQRAFNEMEVTAK